A single region of the Biomaibacter acetigenes genome encodes:
- a CDS encoding PTS sugar transporter subunit IIC, with product MEAIIKFLNDRFMPFAGKLAEQRHLKALREGIVAVMPLLLIGSLFLIIAYPPIESLDKAIEPFRNDLLKVSRATFGIMALAASFSIAYSLAASYRLDSLASGIISISAFLLSVPAAKDGGLATEWLGSKGLFVAMVLALLAVEIQRTFMNKNFFIKMPSEVPPFVSRSFAALLPGFAMLFLVWIINILLLRITNLTLPEAINNVLGIPIMNLGSSLPATLIAIIVIQLLWCVGIQGADIVAVFLGPVWLSLSEQNAAAKAAGEILPNIISNQFIYIFVFVGGAGATFALALLLLFNVKSSQLKAIGKAGIWPTLFNVNEPITFGMPIIMNPIMFIPFILAPLVAAIITYMAMAMNIVARPYAIVPWTTPALISGFLTTGDWKAIVLQLVNLAATGIVYYPFLKVWDRMKLEEESKK from the coding sequence TTGGAAGCCATCATTAAATTTTTGAATGACCGTTTTATGCCGTTTGCCGGCAAGCTCGCAGAACAAAGGCATCTGAAAGCACTGCGCGAAGGTATCGTTGCAGTAATGCCGCTTTTATTAATTGGTTCCTTATTCTTAATCATAGCTTATCCTCCTATAGAGAGTCTCGACAAAGCGATCGAACCTTTTAGAAATGATCTTTTAAAAGTATCCCGCGCTACATTTGGTATAATGGCTTTGGCGGCTTCTTTTTCAATCGCGTACTCCCTTGCAGCATCTTACAGGCTTGATAGTCTCGCATCAGGAATAATAAGCATATCGGCATTTTTGCTTTCGGTGCCTGCCGCAAAAGATGGAGGTCTTGCAACGGAATGGCTGGGTAGCAAGGGCTTATTTGTAGCAATGGTTCTTGCCCTTTTAGCCGTCGAGATTCAGAGGACATTTATGAACAAAAACTTTTTTATAAAAATGCCTTCCGAAGTGCCCCCATTTGTGTCCAGGTCTTTTGCAGCGTTGCTGCCTGGTTTTGCAATGTTGTTTTTGGTTTGGATAATTAATATCCTACTGTTAAGAATTACAAACTTGACCTTGCCTGAAGCCATAAATAATGTTCTGGGAATACCCATTATGAATCTGGGCTCTTCACTTCCCGCCACTCTTATTGCCATAATTGTTATTCAACTTCTCTGGTGTGTCGGAATACAGGGAGCGGATATTGTGGCCGTATTTTTGGGGCCCGTATGGCTCTCCTTATCAGAGCAAAATGCGGCGGCCAAAGCGGCCGGTGAAATATTGCCAAACATCATTTCAAATCAGTTTATTTATATCTTCGTGTTTGTTGGCGGAGCCGGCGCCACATTTGCTCTCGCACTCTTGCTGTTGTTTAACGTTAAGTCTTCTCAGTTAAAAGCAATTGGAAAAGCAGGTATCTGGCCCACGTTGTTCAATGTCAATGAACCCATAACTTTTGGTATGCCGATAATAATGAATCCCATAATGTTCATACCGTTCATACTGGCCCCTCTGGTGGCTGCTATTATCACATACATGGCAATGGCAATGAACATAGTCGCAAGGCCGTATGCCATAGTCCCCTGGACAACTCCCGCCCTCATCAGCGGTTTTCTGACAACCGGCGATTGGAAAGCCATAGTTTTGCAACTGGTCAATCTCGCAGCCACCGGCATTGTATATTACCCGTTTTTAAAGGTATGGGACAGGATGAAACTTGAGGAAGAATCCAAGAAATAG
- a CDS encoding PTS sugar transporter subunit IIB — protein sequence MNILLVCAGGMSTSLLVEKMKKEIEKRNLKDINVEANAIEKLESIIGDYDVILVGPQIRYKEPYIKSLCEEKGKPYIVIPPAVYGLVDGAKTLDLAINLKNS from the coding sequence GTGAACATATTACTGGTCTGTGCAGGAGGTATGTCAACAAGTTTACTTGTAGAAAAGATGAAAAAAGAAATTGAAAAAAGAAATTTAAAAGATATTAATGTCGAGGCCAATGCAATTGAAAAACTGGAGAGTATCATCGGCGATTATGATGTGATACTGGTAGGCCCGCAAATCAGATATAAAGAGCCTTATATAAAAAGCTTATGCGAGGAAAAGGGAAAGCCATATATCGTCATCCCTCCTGCCGTGTACGGGTTGGTGGATGGGGCAAAAACACTGGATCTTGCCATAAATCTTAAAAACAGCTAA
- a CDS encoding PTS lactose/cellobiose transporter subunit IIA: protein MDYEKIIFTIIAHAGNARSLCFEALKFAKLGDPDKAYEKVSEAKEELLKAHNIQSDMLHTEAAGEKHEFSLLLVHAQDHLMCAMLVKDLVEEFIELYKTIFKTKDHIG, encoded by the coding sequence ATGGATTATGAAAAAATTATTTTCACTATTATTGCTCATGCAGGCAATGCTCGCAGTCTCTGCTTTGAAGCACTGAAATTTGCAAAACTCGGCGATCCAGATAAGGCTTATGAAAAGGTAAGTGAAGCCAAAGAGGAATTGCTTAAAGCGCATAATATACAAAGTGATATGCTGCACACGGAAGCCGCCGGAGAAAAACATGAATTCAGCCTTCTGTTGGTTCATGCGCAGGATCATCTCATGTGCGCCATGCTGGTAAAAGATCTTGTTGAAGAGTTCATAGAACTGTATAAAACCATTTTTAAAACCAAAGACCACATTGGCTGA